Proteins encoded by one window of Paenibacillus sp. DCT19:
- a CDS encoding AraC family transcriptional regulator, translated as MIFLERLDATDPENSPRPVPGPSWLSTILSSIDDKLRNGLSLPELAQQAAVSPAHFSRAFKRYTGMTLTDYALARRVIMAKEHLLKSDATMASIADACGFESLPHFYRQFKKLTGTTPAAYRRTMSS; from the coding sequence TTGATCTTTCTAGAAAGGCTTGATGCCACGGATCCAGAGAATTCCCCTCGCCCTGTACCTGGCCCAAGCTGGTTATCTACGATCCTAAGCAGTATCGACGACAAACTTCGCAACGGCTTATCTCTACCAGAGCTCGCCCAGCAAGCTGCCGTTTCACCTGCTCATTTCAGTCGAGCTTTCAAAAGATACACGGGCATGACACTAACCGACTATGCACTCGCACGTCGGGTAATTATGGCCAAGGAGCATCTACTCAAAAGTGATGCAACAATGGCCTCTATTGCTGATGCCTGCGGCTTCGAGAGCCTGCCCCATTTTTATCGTCAGTTTAAGAAGCTGACGGGAACCACTCCGGCAGCCTATCGAAGAACTATGAGTAGTTAG
- a CDS encoding cupin domain-containing protein, producing the protein MNRSPVRTTIQAESGIPFRLVYADTKSPQNELPDHLHDWHELIYVYRGQGTIFIDMGLEDMTEGDLFIIPGNTVHRALPDEKNPSPLLHYSSAQVY; encoded by the coding sequence ATGAATCGCTCACCTGTTCGTACGACCATTCAGGCAGAATCAGGCATCCCGTTTCGATTGGTGTATGCAGATACGAAATCACCCCAGAACGAATTGCCCGACCATCTTCACGATTGGCATGAGCTGATCTATGTATATCGTGGTCAAGGAACTATTTTTATCGACATGGGTCTTGAGGATATGACTGAAGGGGATCTCTTCATTATTCCGGGGAACACGGTGCATCGAGCCTTACCTGATGAAAAGAACCCGTCACCTCTTCTGCACTATTCTTCAGCCCAGGTTTATTAG